The following coding sequences lie in one Candidatus Binatia bacterium genomic window:
- a CDS encoding alpha/beta fold hydrolase, with protein MYTNDITTRRRRRAAMHVTPWAACIALATAVGASIVPPPPQHPTAGDLARQTETLFAGDPGDAGGDANADARATAADVCATLIGLRSPIQPGPYGIGLKRITFTKESVTQPGVQRSLRTYIWYPADPATASFDRRPSGTPDAARAADLADVPLVVFSHGSCGIPNQSQFLTARLASHGFVVAAPPHPGNTTGEFSICSTPAQILDSYANRPADVSFIIDTMLALSNDAESFFADLIDPTRIGVMGHSFGGLTTLRVSALDDRVSAGLALAPALFDTMIDEVDSIAIPMMIQGGTLDTRTHFAETAVPAFDLLGPPRYLVEILDTGHYAFSDLCVTSPECGTAETLTQTEAHWSVLRYAVPFLLRHVAGNDRFPSHLTAAATPPGIVFTADPT; from the coding sequence ATGTACACAAACGACATTACTACGCGGCGGCGCCGCCGTGCTGCGATGCACGTCACGCCGTGGGCGGCGTGTATCGCCCTCGCGACCGCGGTTGGGGCGAGCATCGTTCCACCTCCCCCGCAGCATCCCACCGCCGGCGATCTCGCGCGGCAGACCGAGACCCTCTTCGCCGGCGATCCCGGCGATGCCGGCGGCGATGCCAACGCCGACGCGCGGGCCACCGCCGCCGATGTCTGCGCTACGCTCATCGGCCTGCGCAGCCCGATCCAGCCGGGTCCTTACGGTATCGGTCTCAAGCGCATCACCTTCACGAAGGAGTCCGTGACCCAGCCCGGCGTGCAACGCAGCTTACGAACCTATATCTGGTACCCCGCCGACCCCGCCACCGCGTCGTTCGACCGCCGCCCCTCGGGCACCCCCGATGCGGCCCGAGCCGCGGATCTCGCCGACGTGCCGCTGGTCGTGTTCTCGCACGGGTCGTGCGGCATCCCTAACCAGTCGCAGTTCCTGACCGCGCGTCTCGCCTCGCACGGTTTCGTGGTCGCCGCGCCCCCGCATCCGGGTAACACCACCGGGGAGTTTTCCATCTGCTCAACCCCGGCCCAGATCCTCGACTCCTACGCCAACCGCCCGGCCGACGTCAGTTTCATCATCGACACCATGCTCGCACTCAGCAACGACGCCGAATCGTTCTTCGCCGACCTCATCGATCCAACCCGAATCGGTGTCATGGGCCATTCCTTCGGGGGACTGACGACTTTGCGCGTCAGCGCGCTCGACGACCGCGTTAGCGCCGGCCTCGCCCTCGCGCCGGCGCTCTTCGACACGATGATCGACGAGGTCGACAGCATCGCCATTCCCATGATGATCCAGGGCGGCACGCTCGACACGCGAACGCACTTCGCGGAGACCGCAGTCCCGGCCTTCGACCTGCTCGGCCCGCCGCGTTATCTGGTCGAGATTCTCGACACCGGCCATTACGCGTTCTCCGATCTGTGCGTCACGTCGCCGGAATGCGGTACTGCGGAGACACTTACGCAGACCGAGGCGCACTGGTCGGTACTGCGCTACGCGGTGCCGTTCCTCCTGCGCCACGTCGCCGGCAACGACCGCTTCCCGTCGCACCTGACGGCCGCCGCCACTCCGCCGGGCATCGTGTTCACGGCCGACCCGACGTAG
- a CDS encoding type II toxin-antitoxin system prevent-host-death family antitoxin, whose product MPESIYNLYEAKSALSQLVDRAAAGEEIIIAKNGTPMAKLTAVPRRVRRKPGGWKGKVFIRKDFDDPLPKALLSAFAGRR is encoded by the coding sequence ATGCCTGAATCGATCTATAACCTCTACGAGGCGAAGTCGGCACTATCGCAACTCGTCGACCGCGCGGCCGCCGGAGAAGAGATCATTATCGCCAAGAACGGCACTCCGATGGCGAAGCTCACCGCCGTTCCACGTCGAGTACGCCGTAAGCCCGGGGGGTGGAAGGGAAAGGTTTTCATACGCAAGGACTTCGACGATCCACTTCCGAAAGCCCTCCTCTCCGCATTCGCGGGGCGGCGATGA
- a CDS encoding type II toxin-antitoxin system VapC family toxin has protein sequence MMPAARLLLDTHVFLWWRADSRHLGRTVREAIGTAEVAFVSAASAWEAAIKVALGRLRLPAPMEVGVIDSGFQKLPITFPHAEAAAALPPHHTDPFDRMLVAQAAIEGLVLVTHDRKLRAYDVDILWA, from the coding sequence ATGATGCCGGCTGCACGGCTGTTGCTCGACACCCATGTGTTTCTCTGGTGGCGCGCCGACAGCCGACATCTTGGGCGCACGGTGCGCGAGGCGATCGGGACCGCCGAGGTGGCGTTTGTGAGCGCGGCATCCGCGTGGGAGGCGGCGATCAAGGTTGCACTTGGCCGGCTACGGTTGCCGGCACCGATGGAGGTAGGGGTCATCGACAGCGGGTTTCAGAAGCTTCCCATAACGTTTCCGCACGCCGAAGCGGCGGCGGCCCTCCCCCCGCATCATACCGATCCGTTCGACCGCATGCTTGTGGCCCAGGCAGCGATCGAGGGGCTGGTCCTTGTGACCCATGATCGGAAGTTGCGAGCTTACGACGTGGACATCCTCTGGGCATGA